The Streptomyces sp. CC0208 genome window below encodes:
- a CDS encoding M56 family metallopeptidase, with protein sequence MTLCLLLLSTVAVAAAVPVPRALTRAAWPEREPVVGLWVWQCLVATVLLCCLTALVLGAAAVFHTVRDHVFAPAPPAVTAAYDLSAAPVWAVASTLLLAAGAAWTTAMLARELVEARRRRGAAREHLRERAPDLPAGLGTATRGPLLVLEDEYPDAWWMPGSPPQLIVTTGALHRLTDHQLDAVLTHERGHARARHDWLLHLSTALATGFPRVPLFAHFCDQTHRLVELAADDTASRRCGHLTTALALIELNQHRGVLSCASSHRLLGERVDRLLEPPPRLLRRQRALTSATAALVPLLPLLIVFGPGLSALA encoded by the coding sequence ATGACTCTCTGCCTGCTCCTGCTGAGCACCGTCGCCGTCGCGGCCGCCGTGCCGGTGCCGCGCGCGCTCACCCGGGCCGCGTGGCCCGAACGGGAACCGGTGGTGGGGCTGTGGGTGTGGCAGTGCCTGGTCGCCACGGTGCTGCTGTGCTGTCTGACCGCGCTGGTGCTGGGCGCGGCGGCGGTCTTCCACACGGTCCGCGACCATGTGTTCGCCCCGGCGCCGCCGGCCGTGACCGCGGCGTACGACCTGTCGGCCGCGCCGGTCTGGGCGGTCGCCTCCACCCTCCTGCTGGCGGCCGGGGCCGCCTGGACCACGGCGATGCTGGCCCGTGAACTGGTCGAGGCCCGTCGGCGCCGCGGCGCCGCGCGTGAGCATCTGCGGGAGCGCGCGCCGGACCTGCCGGCCGGGCTGGGGACGGCGACGCGCGGTCCGCTGCTGGTGCTGGAGGACGAGTACCCGGACGCCTGGTGGATGCCGGGGAGTCCGCCGCAGCTGATCGTGACGACCGGCGCGCTGCACCGGCTGACCGACCACCAGCTGGACGCGGTCCTCACCCACGAGCGCGGGCACGCCCGGGCCCGCCACGACTGGCTGCTCCATCTGTCGACCGCGCTGGCCACCGGGTTTCCGCGGGTGCCGCTGTTCGCCCACTTCTGCGACCAGACGCACCGGCTGGTGGAGCTGGCGGCGGACGACACGGCGTCGCGGCGGTGCGGGCATCTGACGACGGCGCTGGCGCTGATCGAGCTGAACCAGCATCGGGGGGTGCTGTCGTGTGCGTCCAGTCATCGGTTGCTGGGTGAGCGGGTGGATCGGTTGCTGGAGCCGCCGCCGCGGTTGCTGCGCAGGCAGCGGGCGCTGACGTCTGCGACGGCTGCGCTGGTGCCGTTGTTGCCGTTGTTGATCGTTTTCGGGCCGGGGTTGTCGGCGCTGGCGTAG
- a CDS encoding D-aspartate ligase, whose translation MPFKADREVPALIVKFGDYPLHHGGVGAIRSLGRLGVPVYAITEDRYTPAAASRYLTRAFVWPTTGTEDPGRLVEGLIRIGRRIGRPAVLVPTDEEAAVLIAEHQSDLFGRFLFPRVEPGLTRRLASKQGLHELCVEHGIASPQAAFPQSYDDIVAFAETARFPVVAKNREAFVRRRRPAVGGTTRITTREGLLALARDWGERPGVILQEYLPREEAEDWIVHAYFDDNSTPLALFTGVKVRSWPPHAGMTANAYVVDNPELADLAARFVKQIGYTGIIDLDLRFDRRDGQYKLLDFNPRMGAQFRLFESESGVDVVRAMHLDLTGRAVPEGEQRAGHRYVVENIDLPALLAYRRSGYTTPHAPVRPSGTELAWFAGDDPLPFLTMLGRFVRPGAKHLYQLWRTNRRGGTTR comes from the coding sequence GTGCCGTTCAAGGCCGACCGTGAGGTGCCGGCCCTGATCGTCAAGTTCGGCGACTACCCCCTGCACCACGGGGGAGTCGGCGCGATCCGCAGTCTGGGCCGCCTCGGTGTACCCGTGTACGCCATCACGGAGGACCGATACACACCCGCGGCCGCCTCCCGCTATCTCACCCGCGCCTTCGTCTGGCCGACGACCGGCACCGAGGACCCCGGTCGGCTGGTCGAGGGACTGATCCGGATCGGGCGCCGCATCGGCCGCCCCGCGGTCCTCGTCCCGACCGACGAGGAGGCGGCGGTCCTGATCGCCGAGCACCAGAGCGACCTCTTCGGCCGGTTCCTCTTCCCGCGCGTGGAGCCCGGCCTCACCCGCCGGCTGGCCAGCAAACAGGGCCTGCACGAACTGTGCGTGGAACACGGGATCGCCAGCCCGCAGGCCGCCTTCCCGCAGTCGTACGACGACATCGTGGCCTTCGCCGAGACGGCCCGCTTCCCGGTGGTGGCCAAGAACCGCGAGGCGTTCGTACGGCGCCGACGGCCCGCGGTGGGCGGCACCACGCGTATCACCACCCGTGAAGGGCTGCTCGCCCTCGCCCGTGACTGGGGCGAGCGGCCCGGGGTGATCCTCCAGGAATACCTGCCACGAGAGGAGGCGGAGGACTGGATCGTGCACGCCTACTTCGACGACAACTCCACCCCGCTGGCCCTGTTCACCGGCGTCAAGGTGCGCTCCTGGCCGCCGCACGCGGGCATGACGGCCAACGCGTACGTCGTCGACAACCCGGAACTCGCGGACCTCGCCGCACGTTTCGTCAAACAGATCGGCTACACCGGCATCATCGACCTCGACCTGCGCTTCGACCGGCGCGACGGTCAGTACAAACTGCTCGACTTCAACCCCCGCATGGGCGCCCAGTTCCGGCTCTTCGAGAGCGAGTCGGGCGTGGACGTCGTCCGCGCCATGCACCTGGACCTGACCGGGCGGGCCGTTCCGGAGGGGGAACAGCGGGCCGGTCACCGCTATGTCGTGGAGAACATCGACCTGCCCGCCCTGCTCGCCTACCGCCGCAGCGGCTATACGACCCCGCACGCGCCGGTGCGGCCCAGCGGGACCGAACTGGCCTGGTTCGCGGGTGACGACCCGCTGCCGTTCCTCACCATGCTCGGGCGCTTCGTACGGCCCGGCGCGAAACATCTCTACCAGCTGTGGCGCACCAACCGCCGCGGCGGCACGACCAGGTGA
- a CDS encoding ABC transporter permease: MSRPLPKAGRYALRAASLAIALGVWQLLTSLDIDLWLRFSQFPTVTDVASAFADRLSGPDYWTDLTDSLTRILTGFLLAAVLGVATGVLIARSRLAEDLLGPVLEVVRPIPAIALVPVAILLFPSNEQGIVFITFTAAFFPVLVSTRHAVRALTPVWEEAVLTMGGGRWRILASVVLPGALPGIFGGLSVGIGVSWICVISAEMISGQYGVGYRTWQDYTVVDYAGVFVGMVTIGVLGWVTSTAVELLGRRLTRWLPRTSYVGGRTLRRARDTSTAVPVSPRTKEGIPHDQLV, from the coding sequence GTGAGCCGGCCCCTGCCGAAAGCCGGCCGGTACGCGCTCAGGGCGGCCTCCCTGGCGATCGCCCTCGGCGTGTGGCAGCTGCTGACCAGCCTCGACATCGACCTGTGGCTGCGCTTCTCGCAGTTCCCCACGGTCACGGACGTGGCGAGCGCCTTCGCCGACCGGCTGTCCGGTCCCGACTACTGGACGGACCTCACCGACAGCCTCACCCGCATCCTCACCGGCTTCCTGCTCGCCGCGGTGCTCGGCGTGGCGACGGGCGTGCTCATCGCGCGCTCCCGCCTCGCCGAGGACCTTCTCGGCCCGGTCCTGGAGGTCGTCCGCCCGATCCCGGCGATCGCCCTGGTCCCCGTCGCGATCCTGCTGTTCCCCTCCAACGAGCAGGGCATCGTCTTCATCACCTTCACCGCCGCCTTCTTCCCCGTCCTGGTCTCCACCCGGCACGCGGTCCGCGCCCTGACCCCCGTGTGGGAGGAGGCGGTGCTGACCATGGGCGGCGGCCGGTGGCGGATCCTCGCCTCGGTCGTCCTGCCGGGCGCCCTGCCCGGCATCTTCGGCGGCCTCTCGGTCGGCATCGGCGTCTCGTGGATCTGTGTGATCTCCGCCGAGATGATCTCCGGCCAGTACGGCGTCGGCTACCGCACCTGGCAGGACTACACCGTCGTCGACTACGCGGGCGTCTTCGTCGGCATGGTCACCATCGGCGTCCTCGGCTGGGTCACCTCCACGGCCGTGGAGCTGCTGGGGCGGCGGCTGACGCGGTGGCTGCCGAGGACGTCGTACGTCGGCGGGCGAACCCTGCGGCGGGCACGCGACACCTCGACTGCCGTGCCTGTCAGCCCCAGGACGAAGGAGGGCATCCCCCATGACCAGCTCGTCTGA
- a CDS encoding GntR family transcriptional regulator: MPSTDRIRDHAGQGATTVAARARRRLRADQARQLADLLRHQILTGGFESGSLPHETTLAADYRASRNTVRQALDLLRAEGLVERLPGVGTVVVGRKYPHGLDRLMGLAETLREHGTVTNEVRTMGPAPAPHPVARRLQVTPGADVLYIERLRRLNGLPLSLDLTYIPLDLGTALLGADLENTDVFRLLETITGQGLGHAEITLEAVNADTHSAAVLEAPRGAAVLMLERLTHLADGRPVDLEFIRFRGDRITMSGLLHRSL; the protein is encoded by the coding sequence ATGCCATCCACCGACCGTATCCGGGACCACGCCGGCCAGGGCGCGACCACCGTCGCCGCCCGTGCCCGGCGCCGGCTGCGCGCGGACCAGGCACGACAGCTCGCCGACCTCCTCCGCCATCAGATCCTCACCGGCGGCTTCGAAAGCGGCAGCCTGCCCCACGAGACGACCCTGGCCGCCGACTACCGCGCCTCCCGCAACACGGTCCGCCAAGCCCTGGACCTGCTCCGCGCGGAGGGCCTGGTCGAGCGCCTGCCCGGCGTCGGCACCGTGGTCGTCGGCCGGAAGTACCCCCACGGCCTGGACCGTCTGATGGGCCTCGCGGAAACCCTGCGCGAACACGGCACGGTCACCAACGAGGTACGCACCATGGGCCCCGCCCCGGCCCCCCACCCGGTGGCCCGGCGCCTCCAGGTCACCCCGGGCGCCGATGTCCTCTACATCGAACGTCTGCGCCGCCTGAACGGCCTGCCCCTCTCCCTCGACCTCACCTACATCCCGCTCGACCTCGGCACCGCCCTGCTCGGCGCCGACCTGGAGAACACCGACGTCTTCCGCCTCCTGGAGACGATCACCGGACAGGGCCTCGGCCACGCCGAGATCACCCTGGAGGCGGTGAACGCCGACACGCACTCCGCCGCCGTACTGGAGGCCCCGCGCGGGGCGGCCGTCCTCATGCTGGAACGCCTCACGCACCTCGCCGACGGCCGTCCGGTCGACCTGGAGTTCATCCGCTTCCGCGGCGACCGCATCACCATGAGCGGCCTGCTGCACCGCTCCCTCTGA
- a CDS encoding fumarate reductase/succinate dehydrogenase flavoprotein subunit, producing the protein MTTPALNMPLEIPALTDAEEIRCDVLVVGGGTAGTMAALTAAEHGANVLLLEKAHVRHSGALAMGMDGVNNAVIPGRAEPDDYVAEITRANDGIVDQSTVRQTATRGFGMVQRLESYGVKFEKDEHGDYAVRQVHRSGSYVLPMPEGKDVKKVLYRQLRRREMREKIRIENRVMPVRVLTAEGRAVGAVGFNTRTGAFVTVRAGAVILATGACGRLGLPASGYLYGTYENPTNAGDGYAMAYHAGAELTGIECFQINPLIKDYNGPACAYVANPFGGYQVNRHGERFVDSDYWSGQMMAEFAAEVASDRGPVYLKLSHLPEESISSLESILHSTERPTRGTFHEGRGHDYRTHDIEMHISEIGLCGGHSASGVRVDDHARTTVPRLYAAGDLACVPHNYMIGAFVFGDLAGADASQYAPYEGELPTDQLREAHELIYRPLRNPDGPPQPQVEYKLRRFVNDYVAPPKSGARLSLALESFERMREDIAAMGAQTPHELMRCAEVSFIRDCAEMAARASLARTESRWGLYHDRLDHPHRDDISWFHHLDLHKSPSGAMEFTARPVAPYLVPIDEFTPVGGPSRHLGEVHAEEVATAGARELAPVAGGRPGASGDTDTGDPGDRSGAGAVANAPIPAAPVSSRLLDLLALAEQEPELAALRTYLSDPDPAVRRTAVTVLTETTPPGTGPVLAESLTDNDPGVRAAAAASLRELVETLPPEPALREGLATALAESDPVVRATALDVLRALHLGDTELFAGALTDTDIPVRIEAVRALVSVDAAEELARAAATDPSREVRVTIAKALATVWAERPLDVALDALARLTEDPDALVRGAAYGALGTTGCPAPLAARAVTALSAPAWQVRSGAATALSAAAPDVAVPALAKALADPNADVRKAAVLALTRHTGTEDARAALATATTDSDADVRAYAARAL; encoded by the coding sequence GTGACCACCCCCGCCTTGAACATGCCTCTGGAGATCCCCGCCCTCACCGACGCCGAGGAGATCCGCTGTGACGTCCTCGTCGTCGGCGGCGGCACCGCCGGCACCATGGCCGCCCTGACCGCCGCCGAGCACGGCGCGAACGTGCTGTTGCTGGAGAAGGCCCACGTCCGGCACTCCGGCGCCCTCGCCATGGGCATGGACGGCGTCAACAACGCGGTCATCCCCGGCCGCGCCGAACCCGACGACTACGTCGCCGAGATCACCCGCGCCAACGACGGCATCGTCGACCAGTCCACCGTCCGCCAGACCGCCACCCGCGGCTTCGGCATGGTGCAGCGCCTGGAGTCGTACGGCGTGAAGTTCGAGAAGGACGAGCACGGCGACTACGCGGTCCGCCAGGTCCACCGCTCCGGCTCCTACGTGCTGCCGATGCCGGAGGGCAAGGACGTCAAGAAGGTCCTGTACCGGCAGCTGCGGCGGCGTGAGATGCGGGAGAAGATCCGCATCGAGAACCGGGTGATGCCGGTGCGGGTGCTCACGGCGGAAGGGCGGGCCGTGGGTGCGGTCGGCTTCAACACGCGCACGGGCGCGTTCGTCACGGTCCGCGCGGGCGCGGTGATCCTGGCGACCGGCGCCTGCGGCCGCCTGGGCCTGCCCGCCTCCGGCTACCTGTACGGCACCTACGAGAACCCGACCAACGCGGGCGACGGCTACGCCATGGCCTACCACGCGGGCGCCGAACTGACCGGCATCGAGTGCTTCCAGATCAACCCGCTGATCAAGGACTACAACGGCCCCGCCTGCGCCTACGTCGCCAACCCCTTCGGCGGCTACCAGGTCAACCGGCACGGCGAGCGCTTCGTCGACTCCGACTACTGGTCCGGCCAGATGATGGCCGAGTTCGCGGCGGAGGTCGCCTCCGACCGGGGCCCGGTGTACCTGAAGCTGAGCCACCTGCCCGAGGAATCGATCTCGTCCCTGGAGTCGATCCTGCACTCCACGGAACGGCCCACCCGCGGGACCTTCCACGAGGGCCGCGGTCACGACTACCGCACCCACGACATCGAGATGCACATCTCCGAGATCGGTCTGTGCGGCGGCCACTCGGCCTCCGGCGTCCGCGTCGACGACCACGCCCGTACGACCGTCCCGCGCCTCTACGCCGCCGGCGACCTGGCCTGCGTCCCGCACAACTACATGATCGGCGCGTTCGTCTTCGGTGACCTCGCGGGCGCGGACGCCTCCCAGTACGCGCCCTATGAAGGGGAGTTGCCGACCGACCAGCTCCGCGAGGCGCACGAACTGATCTACCGCCCGCTGCGCAACCCGGACGGCCCACCGCAGCCCCAGGTCGAGTACAAGCTGCGCCGCTTCGTGAACGACTACGTGGCCCCGCCGAAGTCCGGCGCCCGTCTTTCGCTGGCCCTGGAGTCCTTCGAGCGGATGCGGGAGGACATCGCCGCGATGGGTGCGCAGACCCCGCACGAGCTGATGCGCTGCGCCGAGGTCTCCTTCATCCGCGACTGCGCGGAGATGGCCGCCCGCGCCTCGCTGGCCCGCACGGAGTCCCGCTGGGGCCTCTACCACGACCGTCTCGACCACCCCCATCGCGACGACATCTCCTGGTTCCACCATCTCGATCTGCACAAGTCCCCCTCCGGTGCGATGGAGTTCACGGCCCGGCCCGTGGCTCCCTATCTGGTCCCGATCGACGAGTTCACTCCGGTCGGCGGCCCCTCCCGGCACCTCGGCGAGGTGCACGCCGAGGAGGTGGCGACGGCGGGGGCACGCGAGCTCGCCCCGGTCGCGGGCGGGCGGCCCGGTGCCTCGGGCGACACCGACACGGGCGACCCTGGCGACCGCTCCGGTGCGGGAGCGGTGGCGAACGCCCCGATCCCGGCGGCCCCCGTCTCGTCCCGTCTGCTCGACCTCCTCGCCCTCGCCGAGCAGGAACCCGAACTCGCCGCCCTGCGGACCTACTTGTCCGACCCCGATCCCGCCGTCCGCCGTACGGCCGTCACCGTCCTGACGGAGACCACGCCCCCGGGGACCGGACCGGTCCTCGCGGAGTCCCTCACCGACAACGACCCCGGTGTCCGCGCCGCCGCGGCCGCGTCCCTGCGCGAACTCGTCGAGACGCTGCCGCCCGAACCCGCCCTCCGCGAAGGTCTCGCCACTGCCCTGGCCGAGTCCGACCCGGTGGTCCGCGCCACCGCCCTGGACGTCCTGCGCGCCCTGCACCTCGGCGACACGGAACTCTTCGCCGGGGCCCTCACCGACACGGACATCCCGGTCCGCATCGAGGCCGTCCGCGCCCTCGTGTCGGTGGACGCCGCCGAGGAACTCGCCCGCGCGGCCGCCACCGACCCGTCCCGTGAGGTCCGCGTGACGATCGCCAAGGCGTTGGCGACGGTGTGGGCCGAACGCCCGCTGGACGTCGCCCTCGACGCCCTGGCCCGTCTCACCGAGGACCCCGACGCCCTGGTGCGGGGGGCGGCTTACGGAGCGCTGGGCACCACCGGCTGCCCCGCCCCCCTCGCCGCCCGCGCCGTCACCGCCCTGTCGGCCCCCGCCTGGCAGGTCCGGTCGGGTGCCGCGACGGCACTGTCCGCCGCCGCCCCGGACGTGGCCGTCCCCGCCCTTGCCAAGGCCCTCGCCGACCCGAACGCCGACGTCCGCAAGGCAGCCGTCCTCGCCCTGACCCGGCACACGGGCACCGAGGACGCCCGCGCGGCCCTGGCCACGGCGACGACGGACTCGGACGCGGACGTCAGGGCGTATGCGGCGCGGGCGTTGTGA
- the fahA gene encoding fumarylacetoacetase gives MPPFDVPFDLPEGDPFGPHNLPYGVFSPSGSADRTVGVRLGDHVLDAGAAAAALGSPYVSLLARPSLGPLLAAGRTAWSDVRRALTAWVTVPAHQEAIAGLFHPLSSVDLHLPFEVADYVDFYASENHARNVGQIFRPDAADSLTPNWKHLPIGYHGRSGTVVVSGTDVVRPSGQRKAVSDAAPVFGPSVRLDIEAEVGFVVGVPSELGRPVGLGDFREHVFGLCLLNDWSARDIQAWEYVPLGPFLGKSFATSVSAWITPLDALEEARVAPPERTHELLPYLDDSASDVERGGYDLRISVAINGHVVSEPPFSTMYWTAAQQLAHMTVNGASLRTGDLYGSGTVSGPSAAERGSLLELTWNGRDALELPDGKRTFLEDGDVVTLSAWAPGPDGVRVGLGDVVGRVVSGDV, from the coding sequence ATGCCCCCCTTCGATGTCCCCTTCGACCTGCCCGAGGGCGACCCCTTCGGCCCGCACAACCTGCCGTACGGCGTCTTCTCGCCCTCGGGCTCGGCCGACCGGACCGTCGGCGTCCGGCTCGGCGACCACGTCCTCGACGCGGGCGCGGCCGCCGCGGCCCTCGGCTCCCCGTACGTCTCGCTGCTCGCCCGGCCCTCCCTCGGCCCGCTGCTCGCCGCCGGCCGCACGGCCTGGTCGGACGTGCGGCGCGCGCTGACCGCGTGGGTGACGGTGCCGGCGCACCAGGAGGCGATCGCGGGCCTCTTCCACCCGCTGTCGTCGGTCGACCTCCACCTCCCCTTCGAGGTCGCGGACTACGTCGACTTCTACGCCTCCGAGAACCACGCGCGAAACGTCGGCCAGATCTTCCGCCCGGACGCGGCGGACTCCCTGACCCCCAACTGGAAGCACCTGCCGATCGGTTACCACGGCCGCTCGGGCACGGTGGTGGTCTCGGGCACGGACGTCGTCCGGCCCTCGGGGCAGCGGAAGGCCGTTTCTGATGCCGCTCCCGTCTTCGGGCCGTCCGTGCGGCTCGACATCGAGGCGGAGGTCGGCTTCGTGGTCGGGGTGCCGTCCGAGCTGGGCCGGCCGGTCGGGCTCGGCGACTTCCGGGAGCACGTCTTCGGACTGTGCCTGCTCAACGACTGGTCCGCGCGGGACATCCAGGCCTGGGAGTACGTCCCTCTCGGACCGTTCCTCGGCAAGTCCTTCGCCACGTCGGTGTCGGCGTGGATCACCCCGCTGGACGCGCTGGAGGAGGCGCGGGTGGCACCGCCGGAGCGGACGCACGAGCTGTTGCCGTATCTGGACGACTCCGCCTCCGACGTCGAGCGGGGGGGCTACGACCTGCGGATCTCCGTCGCGATCAACGGCCATGTGGTGTCGGAGCCGCCCTTCTCGACCATGTACTGGACGGCGGCCCAGCAGTTGGCGCACATGACGGTGAACGGGGCCTCGCTCAGGACGGGTGACCTGTACGGCTCGGGGACGGTGAGCGGGCCCTCCGCCGCCGAGCGGGGGTCGCTGCTGGAGCTGACCTGGAACGGACGGGACGCGCTGGAACTCCCCGACGGGAAGCGGACGTTCCTGGAGGACGGGGACGTGGTGACGCTGTCGGCGTGGGCTCCCGGTCCGGACGGGGTCCGGGTGGGGCTCGGGGACGTGGTGGGACGAGTGGTGTCCGGGGACGTGTGA
- a CDS encoding ABC transporter substrate-binding protein, protein MKHTSVVATLLLLAPLTACGSAQAGDGSTVTVTVGYQSRTINTVTAGTLLRSLGYFEKELNSLHDGRTYKVDWQDYATGAPITAQMTAGKIDIGSMGDFPLLINAARGKQLGKPTHLVSVTGYNLRGGLNTIVTSPDSKLASLADLRGKKVSTSVGSAADGTLVRALQRAGIDPDKGIEKLNQQPAVGASALTAGSTDALSQFVAWPGLLTYQGKAKALYDGAELNLPTFHGVTAREDFAEKRPAVLEAFLKAQAEATDYLHDHPVAAAESVAKATGLPAEVVYLYNGDHGISTFDPAVKPQLVSALKQDVSVLKAAKLTGDIDVDSFVDDQYVRKALGAGYAARLAAAPAASASEVWPKGASATQSFKTPSELLAYVSAHRNGIRGAYVPDATTGTLWFADKAIWVADGDQLLPFVAPETARAYVSAHGGARVITYADALERAS, encoded by the coding sequence ATGAAACACACATCAGTTGTCGCCACCCTGCTGTTGCTGGCGCCGCTGACGGCCTGCGGCAGCGCCCAGGCGGGCGACGGCTCCACGGTCACCGTCACCGTCGGCTACCAGTCCAGGACCATCAACACGGTCACCGCCGGCACCCTGCTGCGCTCCCTCGGCTACTTCGAGAAGGAACTCAACTCGCTGCACGACGGCAGGACCTACAAGGTCGACTGGCAGGACTACGCCACCGGCGCCCCCATCACCGCCCAGATGACCGCCGGGAAGATCGACATCGGCTCGATGGGCGACTTCCCGCTCCTCATCAACGCGGCCCGCGGCAAGCAGCTCGGCAAGCCCACCCATCTGGTCTCGGTCACCGGCTACAACCTGCGCGGCGGCCTGAACACGATCGTCACCTCCCCGGACTCCAAGCTCGCCTCGCTCGCCGATCTGCGCGGCAAGAAGGTCTCCACCAGCGTCGGCTCGGCCGCCGACGGAACCCTCGTCCGCGCCCTCCAGCGCGCCGGCATCGATCCCGACAAGGGCATCGAGAAGCTCAACCAGCAGCCCGCGGTGGGTGCCTCGGCCCTGACGGCGGGCAGTACGGACGCGCTCTCGCAGTTCGTCGCCTGGCCGGGACTGCTCACCTACCAGGGCAAGGCGAAGGCCCTCTACGACGGTGCCGAGCTCAACCTCCCGACCTTCCACGGTGTCACCGCCCGCGAGGACTTCGCCGAGAAGCGCCCGGCGGTCCTGGAGGCGTTCCTCAAAGCCCAGGCCGAGGCCACCGACTACCTCCACGACCACCCGGTCGCCGCCGCCGAGTCGGTCGCGAAGGCCACCGGCCTGCCCGCCGAGGTCGTCTACCTCTACAACGGCGACCACGGCATCTCCACCTTCGACCCGGCCGTCAAGCCGCAGCTGGTCTCCGCGCTGAAGCAGGACGTCTCGGTGCTGAAGGCGGCCAAGCTGACCGGTGACATCGACGTGGACTCCTTCGTCGACGACCAGTACGTCAGGAAGGCCCTCGGGGCCGGTTACGCGGCCCGCCTCGCCGCCGCTCCCGCCGCCTCCGCGAGCGAGGTCTGGCCCAAGGGCGCCTCCGCCACGCAGAGCTTCAAGACGCCTTCGGAGCTGCTGGCGTACGTCTCCGCGCACCGGAACGGCATCCGCGGCGCCTACGTCCCCGACGCCACCACCGGCACCCTCTGGTTCGCCGACAAGGCGATCTGGGTGGCCGACGGCGACCAACTGCTGCCCTTCGTCGCCCCGGAGACCGCGCGGGCGTACGTCTCCGCGCACGGCGGCGCCCGGGTCATCACATACGCCGACGCGCTGGAGCGGGCGTCGTGA
- a CDS encoding 4Fe-4S dicluster domain-containing protein, translating into MPLVPQRADVPVTIDESKCIDGCTLCVDMCPLDSLAIDNSSGKAYMHVDECWYCGPCAARCPTGAVTVNMPYLLR; encoded by the coding sequence ATGCCCTTGGTGCCCCAGCGGGCCGACGTGCCCGTGACCATCGACGAGTCGAAGTGCATCGACGGCTGCACGCTCTGCGTGGACATGTGCCCGCTGGACTCCCTGGCCATCGACAACAGCAGCGGCAAGGCCTACATGCACGTCGACGAGTGCTGGTACTGCGGCCCGTGCGCGGCCCGCTGTCCCACCGGAGCCGTCACGGTCAACATGCCCTATCTGCTCCGGTGA
- a CDS encoding ABC transporter ATP-binding protein — MTSSSEGRSRSGTGAALALHGTALGRPDAPVLDAVELDVAPGEILTVVGPSGCGKSTLLRTLAGLLAPLSGQVTQDSRPLTRPSADRALVFQEDALLPWRTLRANVELPLAIKGLSRADRRAQAESWLARVGLADHARQLPHRVSGGQRQRAQLARALAGHPRAVLMDEPFGALDAQTRAGMQDLLVEVLQGTGATVVFVTHDVDEALFLGDRVALLGGGRLSAVREVPRPRDRSAHDDPARVALRRDVLSSLGT; from the coding sequence ATGACCAGCTCGTCTGAGGGGCGTTCCCGCTCCGGCACCGGTGCGGCGCTGGCCCTGCACGGCACCGCACTGGGACGGCCCGACGCACCCGTACTCGACGCGGTGGAACTCGATGTGGCCCCTGGTGAGATCCTCACCGTCGTCGGCCCCTCCGGCTGCGGCAAGTCGACCCTGCTGCGCACCCTGGCCGGCCTCCTGGCCCCCCTCTCCGGCCAGGTCACCCAGGACTCCCGCCCCTTGACCCGCCCCTCGGCCGACCGCGCCCTGGTCTTCCAGGAGGACGCCCTCCTGCCCTGGCGCACCCTGCGCGCCAACGTCGAACTCCCCCTCGCCATCAAGGGCCTGTCACGCGCCGACCGCCGCGCACAGGCCGAGTCCTGGCTGGCCCGGGTCGGACTCGCCGACCACGCCCGGCAGTTGCCGCACCGCGTCTCCGGCGGACAGCGCCAGCGTGCCCAACTGGCCCGTGCCCTCGCCGGCCACCCCCGTGCCGTCCTCATGGACGAACCCTTCGGCGCCCTCGACGCCCAGACCCGCGCCGGCATGCAGGACCTGCTGGTCGAGGTGCTCCAGGGCACGGGCGCCACGGTCGTCTTCGTCACCCACGACGTGGACGAGGCCCTCTTCCTCGGCGACCGCGTAGCCCTCCTCGGCGGCGGCCGCCTGAGCGCCGTACGCGAGGTCCCGCGCCCGCGCGACCGTTCGGCCCACGACGATCCCGCGCGCGTGGCGCTGCGCCGCGACGTCCTCTCCTCGCTCGGTACCTGA